From Salmo salar chromosome ssa04, Ssal_v3.1, whole genome shotgun sequence, one genomic window encodes:
- the LOC106602902 gene encoding E3 ubiquitin-protein ligase TRIM39 isoform X1, translating to MSILKKSILKEKKIKFNDVEESATQNSSIGAVRWEMPEDLQTHNSAPKLKLSSKPSRQKGLKDLRSLQDCVRFITQWKQQVEVVCKRSKNVRVDQQSEQSLEQCRKLILQWAEELKRVDTSPWIQERADLIDLEKNREDPEPSTQAEQRIMEWAKELQSVTERCGLMRDELTQMLRRLELNKKKLVTLLPFLEFITWSLLKEEDSSTGIIPQLWLATKQRTWKTETPKYIPNSVWNWICSASVDINLDPMTNHPWLLLSDDHKKVQESHCTTEAAFSTQRYDSWPCVLGSEGLSSGRHYWEVTLANNGYWRVGLTTATSKRHGRFPMTPAEGYWALWRSMRQFYACTKTETSLPMEMLPRKVGIFLDYEEGQISFYNAETRAHIYTFTDNFKEKLYPLFAPLDGRTLITILSPKYVTDVD from the exons ATGAGTATTCTGAAGAAGAGTATTCTCAAAGAGAAGAAGATCA aATTCAATGATGTCGAGGAGAGTGCAACGCAGAACAGCTCGATCGGGGCAGTACGATGGGAAATGCCAGAAGACCTACAGACTCACAACTCAGCACCTAAACTAAAATTGAGCAGCAAACCATCTAGACAAAAG GGCCTAAAGGACCTGCGTAGCCTGCAGGACTGTGTTAGATTCATCACACAGTGGAAACAACAGGTGGAGGTCGTCTGCAAG CGCAGTAAGAATGTCAGAGTGGACCAGCAGAGCGAACAGAGTCTGGAACAGTGTCGTAAACTCATCCTCCAATGGGCAGAGGAGTTGAAGAGAGTGGACACA AGTCCCTGGATACAGGAGAGAGCTGACCTCATAGACCTGGAGAAGAACAGGGAGGATCCTGAACCCTCCACACAGGCAGAGCAGAGGATCATGGAATGGGCTAAGGAGCTGCAGAGTgtcacagag AGATGTGGTCTGATGAGGGATGAGCTGACCCAGATGCTGAGACGGCTGGAGCTGAATAAGAAGAAGCTGGTGACCCTCCTGCCCTTCCTGGAGTTCATCACCTGGTCTCTACTGAAGGAAGAGGACAGCAGCACG GGTATCATTCCCCAGCTATGGCTGGCTACGAAACAACGCACCTGGAAAACAG AAACACCTAAGTACATCCCAAACTCAGTGTGGAACTGGATCTGCAGTGCTTCGG TTGACATTAACTTGGACCCTATGACCAACCACCCATGGCTGCTGCTCTCAGACGACCATAAAAAGGTCCAGGAGTCTCACTGCACGACAGAGGCGGCCTTCAGCACACAGCGCTATGACAGCTGGCCCTGCGTCCTGGGCTCGGAGGGCCTGTCCTCTGGACGTCACTACTGGGAGGTTACCCTGGCCAACAACGGATACTGGAGGGTCGGTCTGACCACCGCCACGTCCAAACGCCACGGTCGCTTCCCTATGACCCCCGCAGAAGGCTACTGGGCCCTGTGGCGCAGCATGAGGCAGTTCTACGCCTGCACCAAGACCGAGACTTCCCTGCCCATGGAGATGCTGCCCCGCAAGGTGGGCATCTTTCTGGACTACGAGGAGGGTCAAATCTCCTTCTACAATGCAGAGACCCGGGCACACATCTATACATTCACGGATAACTTCAAGGAGAAGCTGTATCCTCTGTTTGCTCCACTGGATGGACGCACCCTCATCACCATCTTATCACCGAAGTATGTCACAGATGTAGACTAG
- the LOC106602902 gene encoding E3 ubiquitin-protein ligase TRIM39 isoform X2, protein MPEDLQTHNSAPKLKLSSKPSRQKGLKDLRSLQDCVRFITQWKQQVEVVCKRSKNVRVDQQSEQSLEQCRKLILQWAEELKRVDTSPWIQERADLIDLEKNREDPEPSTQAEQRIMEWAKELQSVTERCGLMRDELTQMLRRLELNKKKLVTLLPFLEFITWSLLKEEDSSTGIIPQLWLATKQRTWKTETPKYIPNSVWNWICSASVDINLDPMTNHPWLLLSDDHKKVQESHCTTEAAFSTQRYDSWPCVLGSEGLSSGRHYWEVTLANNGYWRVGLTTATSKRHGRFPMTPAEGYWALWRSMRQFYACTKTETSLPMEMLPRKVGIFLDYEEGQISFYNAETRAHIYTFTDNFKEKLYPLFAPLDGRTLITILSPKYVTDVD, encoded by the exons ATGCCAGAAGACCTACAGACTCACAACTCAGCACCTAAACTAAAATTGAGCAGCAAACCATCTAGACAAAAG GGCCTAAAGGACCTGCGTAGCCTGCAGGACTGTGTTAGATTCATCACACAGTGGAAACAACAGGTGGAGGTCGTCTGCAAG CGCAGTAAGAATGTCAGAGTGGACCAGCAGAGCGAACAGAGTCTGGAACAGTGTCGTAAACTCATCCTCCAATGGGCAGAGGAGTTGAAGAGAGTGGACACA AGTCCCTGGATACAGGAGAGAGCTGACCTCATAGACCTGGAGAAGAACAGGGAGGATCCTGAACCCTCCACACAGGCAGAGCAGAGGATCATGGAATGGGCTAAGGAGCTGCAGAGTgtcacagag AGATGTGGTCTGATGAGGGATGAGCTGACCCAGATGCTGAGACGGCTGGAGCTGAATAAGAAGAAGCTGGTGACCCTCCTGCCCTTCCTGGAGTTCATCACCTGGTCTCTACTGAAGGAAGAGGACAGCAGCACG GGTATCATTCCCCAGCTATGGCTGGCTACGAAACAACGCACCTGGAAAACAG AAACACCTAAGTACATCCCAAACTCAGTGTGGAACTGGATCTGCAGTGCTTCGG TTGACATTAACTTGGACCCTATGACCAACCACCCATGGCTGCTGCTCTCAGACGACCATAAAAAGGTCCAGGAGTCTCACTGCACGACAGAGGCGGCCTTCAGCACACAGCGCTATGACAGCTGGCCCTGCGTCCTGGGCTCGGAGGGCCTGTCCTCTGGACGTCACTACTGGGAGGTTACCCTGGCCAACAACGGATACTGGAGGGTCGGTCTGACCACCGCCACGTCCAAACGCCACGGTCGCTTCCCTATGACCCCCGCAGAAGGCTACTGGGCCCTGTGGCGCAGCATGAGGCAGTTCTACGCCTGCACCAAGACCGAGACTTCCCTGCCCATGGAGATGCTGCCCCGCAAGGTGGGCATCTTTCTGGACTACGAGGAGGGTCAAATCTCCTTCTACAATGCAGAGACCCGGGCACACATCTATACATTCACGGATAACTTCAAGGAGAAGCTGTATCCTCTGTTTGCTCCACTGGATGGACGCACCCTCATCACCATCTTATCACCGAAGTATGTCACAGATGTAGACTAG